A window of the Brassica oleracea var. oleracea cultivar TO1000 chromosome C1, BOL, whole genome shotgun sequence genome harbors these coding sequences:
- the LOC106295750 gene encoding glutamate receptor 1.1: MKNLISLLVCFLLFPTIKSRVADQNEEVLKEVRVGLVVDLGSTEGKILETSFALALSDFYRINNEYRTRVSVLARDSQGDPLLAFAAVTNLIKNAKVEAIIGAQSLQEAKLLAAVSEKAKVPVISLLVPNSLSLNKYDHFIQTTHDPTSEAKGITSLIHDLNQTSVVVIYEDADDWRESLQTLVEHFQDERVSIERTASLAESSSGENHMMNQLRKLTKVSRGAAFVVHMSENLVSRLLHCAEKLGLMEQGHVWILTARSMHHFHFTDHFATRSMQGVIGFRSYVPVSSEIMNFTSRVINALMDTKRYSVWAYDVARILATAAEKMSLKTSENVSSNLLETMRQSSYKGLSHGGDIQMVGNKFILGTFEIGTRERRIGLWSCDSFCGIRRDVMASSTNDLEIPRHRFLEENGETKKVLRVLVPAGNKVPNLMSMRLDPETGVYTATGFCIEVFKTCIAPFNYQLEFIPYNNGSYNNLAYLLSTQSDKYDAAVGDITITSNRSLYVDFTLPFTDIGIGILTVKKKSQGMWTFFDPFDTSLWLASGAFFILTGVVVWLVERSVNPEFQGSWGQQLCIMLWFGFSTIVFAQREKLVKMSSRFLVIVWLFVVLILTSSYSANLTSTKTISRIQLNHQAVFASTTLNNMKLGSINAVEAYAQGLRDGTLSHIINEIPYLSLLLGYYPDAFVMTDRESSTNGFGFMFQRGSGLATNVSREIAKLRSLGTLKDIEKRWFQKLDSLNVRSNAEDVASLNDVDEASNRFSFRELRGLFIIAGFAHVLVISLHLVHMRQVILTKLQSFY, encoded by the exons ATGAAGAATCTGATTTCTCTGCTCGTTTGTTTTCTCCTCTTTCCGACGATTAAATCGAGAGTAGCTGATCAAAACGAGGAAGTTTTAAAAGAGGTTAGGGTTGGATTGGTGGTAGACTTGGGTTCCACGGAAGGAAAAATCCTCGAGACTTCTTTTGCCTTGGCACTTTCAGACTTCTATCGCATCAACAACGAATATCGAACCAGAGTCTCTGTTTTAGCAAGAGACTCTCAAGGAGATCCTCTCCTTGCCTTTGCCGCCG TTACAAACCTTATCAAGAATGCAAAAGTGGAAGCTATTATTGGTGCACAATCATTACAAGAAGCAAAGCTTCTTGCAGCAGTTAGTGAAAAAGCTAAAGTTCCGGTAATATCACTTCTTGTTCCAAACTCATTATCTTTGAACAAGTATGATCACTTTATTCAAACCACGCACGATCCAACATCAGAAGCTAAGGGTATAACAAGTCTCATACATGATCTAAATCAGACATCGGTTGTGGTTATATACGAGGATGCTGATGACTGGAGAGAGAGTTTACAAACACTTGTGGAGCATTTTCAAGATGAAAGAGTCAGCATCGAACGTACAGCTTCTTTGGCGGAATCATCATCAGGAGAAAACCATATGATGAACCAGCTAAGGAAGCTTACTAAGGTCTCAAGAGGAGCAGCTTTCGTGGTGCATATGTCAGAGAATCTTGTTTCTCGCCTCTTACATTGTGCGGAGAAGTTAGGTCTGATGGAACAAGGTCATGTTTGGATTCTCACCGCAAGATCCATGCATCATTTTCATTTCACTGATCATTTTGCAACTAGGTCTATGCAAGGGGTGATTGGTTTCAGATCCTACGTTCCAGTATCATCAGAGATTATGAATTTTACTTCAAGAGTGATAAATGCATTGATGGATACTAAACGTTATAGTGTATGGGCATACGATGTTGCTCGTATTCTAGCAACCGCAGCTGAGAAGATGAGTCTAAAAACATCTGAAAATGTATCGTCAAACCTTCTTGAGACAATGAGGCAGAGTAGTTACAAGGGTTTGAGTCATGGTGGTGACATCCAAATGGTTGGCAACAAGTTTATTTTAGGTACATTTGAAATTGGAACAAGGGAGAGAAGGATAGGGTTATGGAGTTGTGATAGTTTTTGTGGAATAAGAAGAGATGTCATGGCTTCTTCAACCAATGATCTTGAGATCCCAAGACACCGTTTTCTGGAAGAGAATGGTGAAACTAAGAAGGTTCTTAGGGTCTTAGTACCAGCAGGAAACAAGGTTCCAAATCTAATGTCCATGCGTCTTGATCCTGAAACAGGTGTCTACACTGCCACTGGATTCTGCATAGAAGTTTTCAAGACTTGCATTGCTCCTTTTAACTACCAGCTAGAGTTCATACCTTATAATAACGGAAGCTATAACAACCTTGCTTATCTACTCTCTACTCAG AGTGACAAATATGATGCAGCTGTTGGTGATATCACAATCACTTCCAACAGATCTTTGTATGTTGATTTTACTCTGCCTTTCACAGACATTGGTATAGGAATCTTGACGGTAAAGAAGAAAAGCCAAGGCATGTGGACTTTCTTTGACCCTTTTGATACATCCTTGTGGCTAGCAAGTGGAGCTTTCTTTATCTTGACTGGAGTTGTTGTTTGGTTGGTTGAACGGTCCGTTAATCCGGAGTTTCAGGGTTCTTGGGGACAACAACTTTGTATCATGCTCTGGTTTGGATTCTCAACCATTGTCTTTGCTCAAA GAGAGAAGCTGGTGAAAATGTCATCAAGATTCTTAGTCATAGTTTGGCTCTTTGTGGTTTTGATATTGACATCAAGTTATAGTGCAAATTTGACATCAACCAAGACCATTTCTCGCATACAACTTAACCATCAGGCGGTTTTCGCCTCTACCACTTTAAATAATATGAAGCTTGGATCCATTAATGCAGTAGAGGCATATGCTCAAGGTCTGCGTGATGGAACTCTTAGTCATATTATCAATGAGATACCGTATCTCAGTCTTCTTCTTGGATACTATCCAGATGCTTTTGTAATGACAGATAGAGAGAGTAGTACCAATGGATTTGGCTTT ATGTTCCAAAGAGGTTCAGGTTTGGCTACTAATGTTTCAAGAGAAATCGCGAAGCTAAGGTCATTAGGAACTTTGAAAGACATTGAGAAGAGATGGTTTCAGAAGCTGGATTCATTAAATGTACGTTCCAACGCTGAAGATGTTGCATCTCTTAATGACGTCGATGAAGCATCTAATCGGTTTAGCTTCCGTGAGTTGCGAGGGTTGTTCATCATTGCTGGGTTTGCTCATGTTCTTGTAATATCCCTGCATCTCGTTCATATGCGTCAGGTGATACTCACCAAACTACAAAGCTTCTACTAG
- the LOC106334840 gene encoding glyceraldehyde-3-phosphate dehydrogenase, cytosolic-like gives MANGKIKIGINGFGRIGRLVARVVLQRDDVELVAVNDPFITTEYMTYMFKYDSVHGQWKHHELKVKDEKTLLFGEKPVTVFGIRNPEDIPWGEAGADFVVESTGVFTDKDKAAAHLKGGAKKVVISAPSKDAPMFVVGVNEHEYKSDLDIVSNASCTTNCLAPLAKVINDRFGIVEGLMTTVHSITATQKTVDGPSMKDWRGGRAASFNIIPSSTGAAKAVGKVLPQLNGKLTGMSFRVPTVDVSVVDLTVRLEKAATYDEIKKAIKEESEGKLKGILGYTEDDVVSTDFVGDSRSSIFDAKAGIALSDNFVKLVSWYDNEWGYSTRVVDLIVHMSKA, from the exons ATGG CTAACGGTAAGATCAAGATTGGAATCAACG GATTCGGAAGAATCGGTCGTTTGGTTGCTAGAGTCGTTCTCCAGAGGGACGATGTTGAGCTCGTCGCTGTCAACGATCCCTTCATCACCACTGAGTACATG ACCTACATGTTCAAGTACGACAGTGTTCACGGCCAGTGGAAACACCATGAGCTTAAGGTTAAGGACGAGAAGACTCTTCTCTTCGGTGAGAAGCCAGTCACCGTCTTTGGCATCAG GAACCCTGAGGATATCCCATGGGGTGAGGCTGGTGCTGACTTCGTTGTTGAGTCCACCGGTGTGTTCACTGACAAGGACAAAGCTGCTGCTCACTTGAAG GGTGGTGCCAAGAAGGTTGTCATCTCAGCCCCGAGCAAGGACGCTCCCATGTTTGTTGTTGGTGTCAACGAGCACGAGTACAAGTCCGACCTTGACATCGTCTCCAACGCTAGTTGCACCACTAACTGCCTTGCTCCTCTTGCCAAG GTTATCAACGACAGGTTCGGAATTGTTGAGGGTCTTATGACTACCGTCCACTCCATCACCG CTACTCAGAAGACTGTTGATGGACCATCAATGAAGGACTGGAGAGGTGGAAGAGCTGCTTCATTCAACATCATTCCCAGCAGCACTGGAGCTGCCAAGGCTGTCGGAAAGGTGCTTCCACAGCTCAACGGAAAGCTGACCGGAATGTCCTTCCGTGTTCCCACCGTTGATGTCTCAGTTGTTGACCTCACTGTTCGACTCGAGAAAGCTGCAACCTACGACGAGATCAAGAAGGCTATCAA GGAGGAATCTGAAGGCAAGCTAAAGGGAATCCTTGGATACACAGAGGATGACGTTGTCTCAACTGACTTCGTTGGTGACAGCAGGTCTAGCATTTTCGACGCAAAGGCTGGAATTGCATTGAGTGACAACTTCGTGAAGCTTGTATCGTGGTATGACAACGAATGGGGTTACAGTACCCGTGTGGTCGACTTGATCGTTCACATGTCAAAGGCCTAA
- the LOC106342925 gene encoding 40S ribosomal protein S16-3-like, translating into MATKPANESVQCFGRKKTAVAVTHCKRGCGMIKLNGSPIELFQPEILRFKIFEPVLLLGKHRFAGVDMRIRVDGGGHTSQVYAIRQSIAKALVAFYQKYVDEQSKKEVKDILIRYDRTLLVADPRRCEPKKFGGRGARSRFQKSYR; encoded by the coding sequence ATGGCGACGAAACCAGCAAACGAATCCGTTCAATGCTTCGGACGTAAGAAGACGGCCGTCGCCGTCACCCACTGCAAGCGCGGCTGCGGTATGATCAAGCTCAACGGCTCCCCGATCGAGCTGTTCCAGCCCGAGATCCTCCGGTTCAAGATCTTCGAGCCGGTCCTCCTCCTAGGGAAGCACCGTTTCGCCGGCGTGGACATGAGGATCCGCGTCGACGGCGGCGGTCACACTTCACAGGTGTACGCGATTCGTCAGAGCATCGCCAAGGCGTTGGTTGCGTTTTATCAGAAGTATGTTGATGAGCAGTCGAAGAAGGAGGTGAAGGATATTCTGATTAGGTACGATAGGACTCTGCTGGTGGCGGATCCGAGGAGGTGCGAGCCGAAGAAGTTTGGTGGGCGTGGTGCTCGTTCTCGTTTCCAGAAGAGTTACCGTTAA